From the Ciconia boyciana chromosome 6, ASM3463844v1, whole genome shotgun sequence genome, the window GGGTTGCATAGCACAGCTGTTTGGGGTACATTTCTTTGGCTGCACAGAGATCTTCATCCTCGCAGTGATGGCCTATGATCGCTACATTGCCATCTGCAGACCTCTCCACTACACCACCCTCATGACCAGACGTGTATGTGGCCGGATGGTGATCAGCTCGTGGGCAGGAGGCTTTGTGCACTCCATAGTGCAGACTCTTCTAACCACTCAGCTCCCTTTCTGTGGCCCTAACAAAATTGACCACTACTTCTGCGATGTCCACCCCCTACTACAACTGGCCTGTACCAACACTTACGCTGTGGGCATCATTGTCGTTGCCAACAGCGGAATGATAGCTTTGAGCTGTTTCTTCATCCTGGTCATGTCCTACATTGTCATCCTGGTTTCCTTGAAAAGTCAAACATCCGAAGGGCGGCACAAGGCCCTCTCCACCTGTGGGTCCCACATCACTGTGGTGATTCTGTTCTTTGGGCCATGCACGTTCACCTACATACGTCCATCCAGCAATCTGTCGGAGGACAAGAGTGTGGCAGTGTTTTACACTGTCATCACACCCATGCTGAACCCACTTATCTACACGCTAAGAAATGAGGAGGTGAAGAGTGCCATGAGAAAACTGTGGAGTAGAAAAGTGGGAAGTGAAAATGGAAAGGTGTAGAACTGTGGTAACATTTCCAAAGGACTGGAGAAAATTAAGCATCTGTcactataatttattttgtgaaaattcCCCAAGAACTGCCCTTCAAAGAAAAGCTTGCTGTTAGCTCCTGTTGTAATTAGGAAGATACTGAAGGTTCATCTTGTGATTTGAAAGACATGGTGAACTCTGTGACAAGCAGGCATTCCCTTTCTATTCTCTTGTCAACTAGCACAGACCCAGGCCTGGGGCTCCTGAGCACTAACTGAAACACCAGTGGTTAAATAAATACtatcaaaaataaagaaaatgttgtccAGGTAAAGCATCCCATTACTCAGGTATAAACTTTTGGACGAACTCCATCTGCTCTGTAATTCATACAGCTGGGAAAGAGAGGACTATGGTCACCTGCTGCTGGAAACAGTCATACCAGAGGAGGCCCCTTTCTGCTTGCAGTAGAAGTCTTCTTATGAGAACCATCTTGTGGTATCTTGAATCCATGGGTTAGCAATTAAAAACCTGATATTAGGTGCTAGTTGGGTCATTTGCTGATGCAGGTAGCAGGAGGGGAagcttctccctttcccctgccaGTGCAACAAATCCTTTCTgcagtgttcaaagtcaggttggacagggctttgagcaacctgatctagtgaaagatgtccctgcctgtggcaggggggtttggactagatgatcttcaaaggttccttccaacccaaactgttctgtAATTCTATAATTCTACTTAACTTATCACTGATGCCATCCTTCCAACCATCCTCTCTATCCTTCAGCTCTGACTCAGGTTTTTATGTTAATGTTTAGACTAATACAGAATCATAGATCTAACGAAAGACACCTTGCTGACTGTAAGAAATTAAGGAGTCACCAAAGAAGGCATTTGGAGGCAAAATTTCATGTGTCAATgataaaaaaaaggattgtttaGGAACTATTCTGGTATGCAAGACAACTCCTAGCCCAAGAGAGCACATTTACACACCCACACAAGGGAAGAAGTGTGTTTTCCATGGGAACAGCTGGTACACCTACTAttgcaggagggaagagaagcaaCATGAGGATGAAAGACCAAACCAGTTCAGTGCCAGTCAAAGCTGTCACAGGGTGATAAGCTATAGCAGCTCGGGGTCTCCACCTGGGGAGCCACAAGGAGACAAGAGACCCTAGCCCCCACCTTGCCAGCAGAAAACCACCAAACCAGCTGagtgagggaggaaaagatCTGCTTGGTGCCATCCAAAAGTAACTGAAgcacatttatttcttcacttaCAGTCCCTATAAACACCTGCACCTGTGTTACACCTTAATGTGACTTAAGTAGGATTCAAGGTTACAAGGTGTTCCCAGCCCAAGCTAGGGCTTATAacttcatatatatatacacagaattatatatatacactatatatatattaaaaatagattgttttttaatgctctgAGGGTGAacacaagtttttttttctggaggtcTCACTTCTGGGTGCTACTGGGCAAATATTCGATAATAGCTTATGGAAGGTGTCACTGAAAACAACATTAGGCTCCTCTACACTTCAGTAAGAATTCTTGTAAGAACTTGATACTTGGGCTGAAGAGTGGCTTCTGTGCTTTGCATTATCTCAGTAAAAATACCTGTTAAGCAGTGAGGACTAACCACAAACCTTTCTAaatttttgaagtaatttcCTGTTTTACTTCTTGTATCAAATTTGTACAGCGGGTGTATAAGGGATAACAGTCTGTGACAACACAGTTGTGATATTTTTTTGTGCTGTCAACATGCAATGGTAAGAACAAgttaataagaaataagaacaCATATGAGAAATATTAGCTTaggacagaaagcagaatttataTAAATGTCCTGTGTAAGAGACACCTTTACTTCAAGAATGTTTGATTGCAAAGGTAAGGTGAATATAAATCTTGCAAATGGCCAGGTGTGATATTTATTTGAACCAGAAAGGCTTCCAGAAGAAATACATGTCCAATAGTAAATAAAGTCCATTTATCTGGACAGCATTAAAAAGCCAgccagcaaacaaacaagcaagcaagcaaacccATGCACAATGTAACAGTCTAGATGACCACACTCCATCACTCTCCAGAGACCACCCTAATAGCTATCCAATTTTTAGCTCCTTGTCCACTGATGATTTCTGACAAAACTTTGTATGCCTCTGGGATCTCATTACTCCTGATAGTCTTGTGCTTCTGCTCTGTgatttactttaaatatttctgctacAACTTCCCCATCTTGTGAGAGATAATTGTTCTTGTAGATGCTCTTGGAAGTTGTTTTTTGCAGAATGAGAAATGCAGATAGAGGGTCAGGTTGTTCTTTTCAGCCACTGTAGGTTTCAGAATTGGCAGAGATATGGACTGCTTTCACAACGTCTAAGGAGCAACCTGCAGCTGAGGCATTCTGATGAAACCACCTAAAGTGGTCAGAGGAGGTCATCAGAGGAGCAATAGCAAGCGAACTCTCAGAGACTGGCAAATATGAACTGTGTAAGTCTTCTGATATTGTTCCTTTGCTTTGTTCAAGCGTGACTCAAATCCTACCTTTGAAAATAGGCATTTCTGGTGAGTGACTTTTGTGAGGTCCATTTTATGAATTAGAAAAAACTCaattacagatttttcagcCTTTGTTTTAGTCGGTgtcttatttgctttttttcccagttacaCGATGTTTCCAGAAAGATCTGTCAAAAGGATGTTGTCGGTGTTACAGAGAGGACTCAGGAGCTGATGGCAGCACTTCCTATGTGCTCAGTCTTACATTGTCTGAGCTGGACATGTCAGGCAACAGTGGTCATGACACACACTTTGGTCTTCCCCACAGTGCTTTCCCCCTGCTCATGGCGGGGCATGGAGATAGGGATGGAGACACTAAAGAGCCTTTCCTCTGCCGCCCTAGTTGGGGAGTAGCCAGGAGGTGAGGCAGAGAGTTCAGGAGAAAGAACGGAGTGTCCTGTGGTTGTCAAATAGAATTCAGACCCCAAAGGGTGTGCTGATATCACAGACAAGGTTATTACATATTTGCCACCTCTATCTTCATGTAGAAATTGAACACTAGTGATACTTGTGTACTGCATGGGAATGCTGCAAAGGTGAATTCATGGGTGTTTGTGAGTGAAGGAGGGTCACCAGTGGTGCGTTCATTACCCCAGTGTCACTACAGGTGTATTTATGAGGCGTTCCACACTAAGTCCAGCACTGGGGTGAGGTATACAAACCCCTGCTAATGCACCATTAATGCAAATTAGCTACAGATTAGTTCATTCATATACTGTAAGAAAAGCAGTGCAAGAAAACATGGGCCAGCTCTTCCTGTGACTGAACTTATTCAGGTCTATCACAGCCAGAGAGATAATAAGGAGTAGTTCTGTTGCAATTCTTTAGAGGACTGAAAAGGAAAGTACAATCATTACTTGCACAAGGACCTTCCTCAGGCCATGATCAAAGTGACGAGACTTGAATTATAGCCGCACCATCTCTTTTGGtcaacttttatttcaaaaatcaaCATTATAGGGTAAAAGTGAGTCTTGAGGGGACCTGGTAATTagtcttcttttttaaaagaggcaAAGGTGAGAACCAGGATTTGTGAGGGTATTATTTCTACCACCCTCAAATAAATAATCTGAGCTTGTTATTATATACGTCAATAATACATTCTGATTTGGATATCACCTGTTATTCCTTGAGGGAAGCATTGACTTTAAATGGAAACTGtcccaaaacaacagcaaaggaaatatgCTTAATATTTAACACACCAGTGGTCAGTGTGTATGAGTACTGATAATGTCCCATGCCAATGCCATAGATGGtgtcttttttctgtgcttcacgTCCTGTCTACATGGTGTCTATGGAGAACAAAAACAATGTGACGGAGTTCACCCTCCATGGACTGACAAAAGATAAGACAGTAGCAAAAGCATGCTTCTCATTATTCTTCTATGTAGTCTTCTACATGTCTTCTATGCTAGAAAACTTCTATTCTTCTAGCATAGTCTTCTATGCTACTGTCATTCCTGGAAACCTGCTTATCGTCATTACTATAAAGACAAGTGAACAGCTGAACTCtcccatgtacttcttcctgaGCTACTTGTCTTTTTTTAGACATCAGTTACTCCACTGTCACAGCTCCCAAACTCATTTATGACCTTCTTGTTGAGAAGACCATCTCTTTTGTGGGCTGCATGGCTCAACTGTTTTCGGGCCATTTCTTTGGGTGTACTGAGATCTTCCTTCTCACAGTGATGGCCTATGATCGTTGCATTGCTATATGCAAGCTACTTCATTACACAAATATTGTGAACAAGCACGTCTGTGTCTGGCTGGCGGCAGTGTCTTTGGTGGGAGGCTTTGTACACTCAGCGGTGCAGACCCTGCTGGCCATTCAGCTACTGTTTTGTGCGCCCAATGAGATTGACCACTATTTCTGTGGTGTTCACCCTTTACTGAAGCTGGCCTGCACTGACACCTACATGATTGGTATCATTGTGGCTGCCAACAGTGGTGTGATTTCCCTGAcctgttttcttgttcttgttgtGTCCTATGCTGTTATCTTGGTTTCTTTGAGGACACGCTCTTCTGAAAGGCATCTCAAAGCACTCTGTACCTGCACTTCCCACATCATTGTTGTAGTTCTGTTCTTTGGGCCATGCATTTTCATCTATATGCACCCTTCCACCACCTTCTCAGCAGACAAGATGGTCTCTGTTCTACACCATCATCACGCCTATGCTCAATCCCTTGATCTACATCCTCCGAAATGAAGAGGTGAAAAATGCCGTGAAAAAGTTGTGGAGCAGAAAAGTGAAGAGGAGTGAGAAATGAAACAACACAGTGCATGTTTGTAAGATGATGTGAGCTTAAGAAACcatggggagggaaagaaaagtgttCAGGAGAGACTTTCTAGTaatgttgctttgcttttagcaCAGCTGTTCAGAATAGGGCTGATGCTAAATTCAAGGTTTTATGTAACTCATCTTCCTTGGAAACTGTCAGTCAAAAGGATGTGAGGTCACTGTCAGCTACCAAACCTCAGCATTGGGGGTGGTATTGTGGCATTTACCTTCAGGCACCTCATAGCTTTATCTTGGGTATTTGTCTAGGATTCTCCCGGCATTAGGAGAAACAACCAAGTATTTTGAGAGGTTGTTCTTTCCTACTAGCTCCTAAAAGCTTTGGAGAGTAGCATCTCCTTACATTTCTGCACAAAGGAGTGATGGTGGTACCCAGCTTCCAAGAGTAAACAAACCTTTCAGTACGGCACAGCATTGGCAGCTTTTATCTCACATATTTTGAGGTGCTAAATGAGGTGTCTGCAACTGACCAAGCAGCCTTTGGGCGGATGGGACTCATTTTGTGGTAAAATAGGACCAAGAGAGAAGTAGAAGGTTATATTAGGTCTCTGCATGACAGGAAGAGATGGCAGATTGTACTGAAACAccagcaaataaataaacaccaatatgtaaatattaaaaatgttttccaggcaGAGCATCCTATTAGCCAGAGTGTGAACTTTCAGTCAGACAACCTGCACTCCTCTGTAGCCCATTCAGTTGGGAAATGGTGGCCCAAGGTGTTTGCAAAATGGATTGTTGCCTGCTGCTGGAAGCAATCATACCACCGGTGTTCCCTTTGTGCTTGCGGTAAATGCCTTGTTATGAATACTACATTGTCATGTGCCGAATCCATGAGTTAGCTATTAAAAAGCTGGTACTAGGTGCAAGTTTGGTCATTTGCTGATGCTGATAAAAGGAGGGGaatcttctctccttcccctgccagtGCGATTTctagtaataataattactattattacagCTCAGTGTCAGTACCACGATTCAAAAGCTCACCAGGCTAATAGCCAAAAGCTTTCCTACAACAGTGAGTCTGAATGTTcccatttttatgtatttggtACTTTCTGGTGAATGTGCTATCTACTTCGGTTTtgttctccctcctgcccctggtTCCTCAAACACTCATAATCTAAGCAAGCTGTCCAGTGACAACAGATGTAAGACATGCAAATTAATGACCAGGTCCCAAAAAACCTCCTTTACTATAAACCTAAAATTATGGCTATTCTTGCTTGgataaatttcatttaaaggaGCCCTGCTGTCTAACACCTTTCTGAGACCTTGAGTTTATGTCACAGGTGACCTCTATAATCTATCAGGGCAGCAATCCAAGCATGGTTAAAGACCATAAACACTGACTGATCCACAGTTCAGTGGAATTATCAGGATAACTTTCATAGCTTTACTTAGACACTGGATGAAATTTCATGTTTTGGCCAGTACTGTGGAGCTATTACACTAGTATTATCTAAGGGATAGGTATCAGTGGAAATATgagtattaaatatttctccatACTGAAATACAACCAAGTTCCTACttgaacacagaaaacattcCTTATCTTCTTAATAAGAATTTTATTGTTTGGTTGACATTTTCCTCAGCCATTTCCAGTACGGAAACGTAGAAATGCCCGTAGAATCTCATGACTCTGGGCAATGCTCTTCTACTGCAAATTGACTGACTGTAGTCAAGGCATGAATTTTCTAAAAACTTCTATTGGCACTAATAttttgggaagggaagaggaacagGATGTCCTTAAAATAGTTGACAACTCACTCATTTGCCTCAAGGTAATTGGTGACACATGGAgatgaaatacagcaaaaagtCCTTGTTACTTTACGATGGTAGTAAAATTAGAAGCCGAACATCACTACTCAAACAAagaatttttataatttctccATATTTCCAGACAGaataggaagagaaagaggtaGCAATGactgacagaagaggaaggtttATCTTCCCTGCTGTTAGGGTGTAAAAACAGGTGTGTGGTCACCaagttttcctttccagattTCCAGGTTCTTCCTCACTGGAAGGGGCTACTCCTTTCACCTCCTGAAGATGTAGCAGAAATGGCCATAAAATTCAGTaatcacatttcttctttttctagatTGCATGCTTTCAGAGACTAGTTTCCAGTCTTTAAAGTTCATGCCATGTGTTTGGTTTACCTTGGCTAGCTGCAGGACACCCACCCAgcccctcctcaacaggacagggggagaaagtGAGAttaaaaagcttgtgggttgagataaagacaggggGATCTCCTCCCAACTAACATCATGGGCAGAACAATCACTTCAAGCTGATCTGAACTTGAGCTATAGTTCTCAGTGGCATATCACCACTGATATCTTTAGTCTGCGCAGACCTTTCTTTGTCTTGGGGAATGAACATTCATGTTAGTTTATCTTTTTATCTCATCCTGATGAGGCATTGATCCAGTCTATCCTTGGGTGACTGAAGTTTCTCACCAATGCCACCTGTCCTAGCTCAGCAGCTTCTCACCTCTCTGATCTCAAGCAACATTTCCTGGTGCCCGACACTGTCTCAATGTGGGGATAGGTAGTACAACCCtacatttatgtttttattattagagacttttttttttttcatacaacGGGCTTCTGAGTGCTTAGAAGTGTGTGGTGTCTTATCCTCTCTTTAGCAACTTTCAGGACTCCACGACAGAAGGTCATTGAGCAAATTGGTGTGCTGTTGCATACCAAGGGACCCAGCCATCAAAACTGTTTAATAAGGCCCTTGGGTAGCTGCTTGGAGTTTGATAATGACACAGTTCTCACAGGTCCAACTCCACTAGCGGAAAATCTTTTGCCTATGTTTAGTACGCAGTATGTTACAGGAGTATTTATACGTTGTGCTGGGACGGGATGACTTTAGGGAGAAGGAAGATGCGGGAAACACAGAGGTCAGTTCAGAAAGCCTTGGAGGTGTTGCCTCATTGGATCTTTCTGTCTAAATGATAGACGGAAAATGGGACATTGATACCATCACAGTAAAATTTGCCTGTAACCtgtcaggaaaagcaaaatcgCTTGAAAACctcctgaaataaatttttatgcAACAAGAAACTTAAACAAGAGCAAGGATATGGCAATTacaagcaggaggaagaagagtgaAACAATGCCCTGACCTGTCGGATGAATAACTTGAAACAGATTTGGAGTGAATggcttaaaatgttttcagacaaCAAATGCTGCGGAGTTCAGACTTGAAAGTTCATGTTGTATCAACGTTTAGTAACTGGGTACAGTAGTAAccagtttttcctctcctttgcttattttcttcatatcaGCCACGGCACATTAAAGCACATGCGTGTGGTTGTGTTTGTTTAtgtgaaaggcagagagaaatgctTGGTAATCTgttgaaaaatatatagaaaaatgtaAGTACTACTGTGAAGTTTTGGTAATTTGGATCCTTCAAGGCAGCTTCATTTAACGTTGATGTCATCGCAGACATCTAGCATGGGGCAGGTATCTGCTCTCCATTTATACTCAAGGACAGATGTACTATCTTCTATGGTATAAGTCATCTCACCGTAATGTAATGATCTAAACAAGGTAAACTGAGTCATGCTTTTAAGGTGTTTATTCCTCTTCGTTGACTATACAGGGAGCCAGAGCTGTTATGTTCAAACTGTGATGCCTGTTCTGCAGGTCTCTGTCTAGTACAACGTCAGGGATCGCTATAGACAGTTCACCCTCTCTGCAGCTGCGCTAGCTCTGGAAGACTACCGAGCCCttgggagagacagagaggaaaaagtgggATCATTTCTAAACTAGTGCTGTGATTTGCAGACATATATTCTGAATTATGCATGAAGCAAACCTGtttgatgggaaagaaaaacagtctttGAGAACTACCGGAAAGTGGTAGAGAGTAGAGCAGGACCTGAGGAAAGTGCACAGGTATGAGCAAAAGGCAACAGAGGCAAATATGAAAAACCGCCACTGCTTTCTTAGCAGTAACCTCCTGCTTGCTGACTTATAAACTCTTAggcagtgtcctggtttcggctgggacagagttaattttcttcctagtagctggtatagcgctgtgttttggatttagggtgagaataatgttgataacacgctgatgttttagttgttgctcagcagtgcttacactggtcaaggacttttcagcttcccatgctctgctgggtgcacaagaagctgggagggggcacagccaaactggcccaagggctattccataccataggacgtcatgcccagtatagaaactgggggagttggctggggggcagcgatcgctgcttggggacgggctgggcatcagtcagcaggtggtgagcagttgcatcacttgttttttcctgggttttgttcccctcttgctctcttgttgttttccttctcattgcaatttattattatttttttgttccaatcattaaactgttcttatctcaacccatgagttttcttacttttgctcttccgattctctcccccatcccagcggggagggagggtgagtgagcagctgggtggtgcttaattgctgactggggctaaaccacaacaggcaGAAATGAGCAGCTAAAGAATTTCCTGGTGTGACTGCAAGTGAAAATGAGCATTCCTCTGCTGGTCATGTTTTAACCTCCGCAAGACAGTGAGTGTATTTGTCTACTGAAGATCTTGAAAAATTACTCTGAGCAACAAAGAGGTAGAGAAACTGTGCAGACAGAgttttgcagcttctgctaTGTTAGAAAACACactttcttcaggaaagcatgTTCTGTTAACAGCAGGCCTAAGAGAGCACTCAAGCTACTAAACTGCTGCTAGCTCAATGGAGAGGAAtttcaagcattggaccaggctgcccagggaagtggttgagtcaccatccctggaagtatttaaaagacatttggatgaggtgcttagggacatggtgtagtgctaggtttatggttggactcgatgatcttaaaggtcttttccaacctatacgattctgtgattctgtgattctgtgaataccAGTGAAGAACCTCCTAGACCTagtttctgtgcatttctgtgtttctagtTTCTGTGTTTCTAGTTTCAGAGTGGACAAGTGAACTGGAGAGCCCTTTTTTTCATGGCTCCTGTCCTGTGAGAGTAGAATGTGATTCCTCCCTGACAGAATGGGAGCATGCACTTCGGCACACCAACtacaatgcagaaaaatagtGGTTGGAGTGAGTTCAGGAGTGAGAGTCAGTGTGGAGGGGCCAGAAACCTGAAAAGGGagtgggaaggcaggagaagagAGGCGGACAGTGCTCTTTGCAAACACTGCTCACCATAATTTATGATGTGACactgtgttttctgtagcaGGCAGAACAGCAGTAAAAGCATCCTGCTGTCATCATCCATGAACCTCGGAGCTGTAGCACATCCCCTTCTCTTCCTGGTCAGCCCCTGACTTCACCCCTACACCTGTGCTATGGGAGCCTGAGCTGAAGCGATGGCGCTGGGAAACTTCTCCCGGGTGACTGAATTCATCCTCCTGGGGCTTTCTGATACAAGGGAGCTGCAAGTCCTCTTCTTTACCTTCTTCTTCCTGGCCTATGCCATGGTTCTGCTGGGGAACCTTCTCATCATTGTGACAGTCAGGACTGACCCCAGGCTGTCCTCACCCATGTACTTTCTCCTCTGCAATTTGTCCTTCATAGATATCTGCTGCACCTCTGTCACCTCTCCCAGGATGCTGGTGGACCTGATCTCCCAGAGGAAGGCTATTGCGTTTGAAGACTGTATAGCccagctgttttttctgcactttGTTGGGGCATCAGAGATGTTCCTCCTGACTGTGATGGCATATGACCGCTACACTGCCATCTGCAAGCCCCTGCACTACACAGCCATCATGAGCCGGCAGG encodes:
- the LOC140652792 gene encoding olfactory receptor 4S2-like, with the translated sequence MENASYVKEFILLGLSENQGVQKVCFVMFLFFYMIIVAGNLLIVITVISSQRLNSPMYFFLCYLSFIDICYSSVTAPKMIADFLVENKTISFVGCIAQLFGVHFFGCTEIFILAVMAYDRYIAICRPLHYTTLMTRRVCGRMVISSWAGGFVHSIVQTLLTTQLPFCGPNKIDHYFCDVHPLLQLACTNTYAVGIIVVANSGMIALSCFFILVMSYIVILVSLKSQTSEGRHKALSTCGSHITVVILFFGPCTFTYIRPSSNLSEDKSVAVFYTVITPMLNPLIYTLRNEEVKSAMRKLWSRKVGSENGKV
- the LOC140653068 gene encoding LOW QUALITY PROTEIN: olfactory receptor 4S2-like (The sequence of the model RefSeq protein was modified relative to this genomic sequence to represent the inferred CDS: inserted 2 bases in 1 codon; deleted 1 base in 1 codon) yields the protein MVSMENKNNVTEFTLHGLTKDKTVAKACFSLFFYVVFYMSSMLENFYSSSIVFYATVIPGNLLIVITIKTSEQLNSPMYFFLSYLSFLDISYSTVTAPKLIYDLLVEKTISFVGCMAQLFSGHFFGCTEIFLLTVMAYDRCIAICKLLHYTNIVNKHVCVWLAAVSLVGGFVHSAVQTLLAIQLLFCAPNEIDHYFCGVHPLLKLACTDTYMIGIIVAANSGVISLTCFLVLVVSYAVILVSLRTRSSERHLKALCTCTSHIIVVVLFFGPCIFIYMHPSTTFSADKMVSXFYTIITPMLNPLIYILRNEEVKNAVKKLWSRKVKRSEK